From the Solanum lycopersicum chromosome 10, SLM_r2.1 genome, one window contains:
- the LOC138338940 gene encoding uncharacterized protein, with the protein MAAPPTPQEGASQTRPPLFNGKYYGWWKNRMMDHLIGENPDLWGVILDGPTIPMKTATDGITKIPKERKEWNVEDKLAIQNNVKAKKILICGIGPDEYNRISSCQDAKAIWETLQTAHEGTTQVKKSKIDNLNRQYELFRMAEGETIQDMHTRFTSIINEMYSLGEIVPNGKAVRKLLSVLPETWESKVEAITEARDLDSLGMDELIGNLITYELKKNQEKKIGGKRKERNLVLKATASDDFEDENIALITKRFTRMLKRGQPFQKKAFQKQSENTKDQVCHKCGSPDHFIKFCPLWAVEQKKLNYEKGKDIKKDKFVPSNRRMTIQEADMSMKRAFAAMGNSSDEEFEDDEIENQSLLALEQEDDYDFLALVAVENKEERKTCRSQETILALMAGSDSEKKKKKKT; encoded by the coding sequence ATGGCAGCACCACCTACCCCACAAGAAGGAGCTTCACAAACACGACCACCACTGTTTAATGGCAAATATTATGGATGGTGGAAAAATCGTATGATGGACCATCTTATTGGCGAAAACCCTGATCTGTGGGGAGTAATTCTAGATGGCCCAACCATACCTATGAAAACAGCAACTGATGGAATCACCAAAATCCCAAAGGAAAGAAAGGAATGGAATGTTGAAGACAAGCTTGCAATTCAAAACAATGTCAAAGCTAAGAAAATTCTGATATGTGGCATAGGACCAGACGAATACAATCGAATCTCGTCATGTCAAGATGCCAAAGCCATATGGGAAACACTGCAGACAGCTCATGAGGGAACAACACAAGTCAAGAAGTCTAAGATTGATAACTTGAACAGACAATATGAGCTGTTCAGGATGGCAGAAGGAGAGACTATTCAAGATATGCACACCAGGTTCACCTCCATCATCAATGAAATGTACTCTTTAGGAGAGATAGTGCCTAATGGAAAAGCAGTAAGGAAACTCTTGAGTGTCCTTCCTGAAACCTGGGAAAGCAAAGTCGAGGCTATCACTGAAGCCCGCGACCTAGACTCACTGGGAATGGATGAGTTAATTGGTAATCTCATTACTTACGAACTtaagaaaaaccaagaaaagaaaattggaggaaaaagaaaggaaaggaaCCTGGTTCTAAAGGCTACTGCatcagatgattttgaagatgaaaacaTTGCCCTCATAACCAAAAGGTTCACCAGAATGCTAAAGAGAGGGCAACCCTTTCAAAAGAAAGCTTTTCAAAAACAATCTGAAAACACTAAAGACCAGGTTTGTCATAAGTGTGGGAGTCCAGATCACTTCATCAAATTCTGTCCACTCTGGGCCGTAGAACAGAAAAAGCTAAACTATGAGAAAGGGAAAGATATCAAAAAGGATAAGTTTGTCCCCTCAAACAGAAGAATGACAATTCAAGAGGCAGACATGTCAATGAAGAGGGCTTTTGCAGCAATGGGGAATTCATCTGATGAAGAGTTTGAGGATGATGAGATAGAAAACCAGTCTCTTCTGGCACTAGAACAAGAAGATGATTATGACTTTCTTGCCCTTGTAGCAGTGGAAAACAAGGAAGAAAGGAAAACTTGCAGATCACAAGAAACCATACTAGCACTTATGGCTGGATCagattctgaaaaaaaaaaaaagaagaagacataA
- the LOC101264682 gene encoding uncharacterized protein: protein MGAVWTAFQERFFPREITEAKVEEFINLKQGSMTVREYSLKFVKLSRYETSLVPNNRDEMSRFLTRISEDLEEDFREEMLHDSMDLFRLMIDSNRGGGRNTFGVRDHPRFKKGHQSSGNFNSQRGATPRGRRTEPKKGNVGDVQHPRQNVASVAVFTVERAD from the exons ATGGGAGCTGTTTGGACAGCTTTTCAGGAGAGGTTTTTCCCTAGAGAGATAACAGAGGCTAAGGTtgaagagttcatcaaccttaagcaaGGATCGATGactgtcagggagtattccctgaaatTTGTGAAGTTGTCCAGGTATGAAACTTCCCTTGTGCCGAACAACAGGGACGAGATGAGTAGGTTCCTTACAAGGATCTCAGAGGATTTGGAGGAGGATTTTAGGGAAGAGATGCTTCATGATAGCATGGACTTGTTCAGGCTGATG ATAGATTCCAATAGAGGTGGTGGCAGGAACACTTTTGGAGTTCGTGATCATCCCAGATTTAAGAAGGGGCATCAGAGTTCAGGGAACTTTAACTCTCAAAGGGGTGCAACACCCAGAGGACGCAGAACCGAGCCAAAGAAGGGCAATGTAGGTGATGTGCAGCATCCCAGACAGAATGTGGCAAGTGTGGCAGTATTCACAGTGGAGAGAGCAGACTAG